CGCTCGTCATAGAACGGGCGGCCGGGCGAATTGCACGCGCCACTCCAACCTCTTCCTCTCGTCAAGCCTCGCTGCCGTTTCGACTGCGCGCTCACGGCAACCGGATCGGCGGCGTCATGCTCACGCATCCGGATACGCATTCGCCAACCATGCCCACTTTCCCTTCCTCGCAGGCTCTCGACCATTCAAGTCTCCATGACGAGGCTGTGCAGGCCTATCAAGCCGGCCGCCATGACGTAGTGCGAACACTCGTCGAGCGGATTCTGGCCGGGGACGCGGAGCATGTCGGCGCCATCCACTTGCAAGGCCTGCTCGCACTGGCGTCCGGCCATGCGCAAGAGGCGCTGCGCTGGCTCGAACACGCGATCCAGATCCGGCCGGAGCCGATTCTGTTCAACACGCTCTATGCGATTCGCCTCAACCTGGGAGACTTCGCCGGGGCCGTTCAGAGTATCCGGCAGGGACTCGCGATCCAGCCGGACTTTGCAGCGTTCCACTACAACCTCGCGTTGACGCTGCAACATCTCGGCCATATCGAGGACGCCGCGCTCGGCTATCGGCGCACGCTCGAACTCGATCCGGACAACTCGGCGGCGCATAACAATCTCGGCCGCGTTTGCGCGGACCTCGGCGCAATGGAAGAGGCCGGGCGGCATTACCGGCGCGCTATCGAACTGTCGCCCGCCAATCTCGTCGCGCGTAACAACCTGGCGATGGCTTTGCTTGCGACCGGCCGCTACGACGAAGCGTGGCCGTATTTCGAGGACCGGTGGGTCAGTTTCAAGCTGGCCGATGGCTGGCCCGCACCAGCGCCGGTGGACGTGCCGCTGCCGCGCTGGCTGGGCGAAGACGTCTCCATCGCCCAGGGCGCGCAAGCGACGCGTGCATCGGCGCCATGTCTTCTCGTGCTTCACGAGCAAGGCCTCGGCGACAGCTTGCAGTTCGTACGCTATCTCCCGCTGGCGCTCGCGCACTTTGCTCAGGTCGGCTATGTGTGCCCGCCGGCCTTGCGGCGCCTCTACGAGCAATCGTTGCATTCACGCTGGCCGGGCCTCGTATTGCTCGACGCCGTGCCTACCGATCTGGCCAGGTGGGACCGGTATATTCCGCTGATGTCGCTGCCAATGGCATTCGCCACGCGAGTCGCGACGATCCCTGCCGCGCTTCCTTATCTGTACGCCGACGTCGGGCAAGCCGCCGCCTGGCGCGCGCGGCTCGAAGCGCTGCCGGCTCCGCATCTGCCGCGCGTCGGCGTGGCGTGGGCGGGCGGCCATTCGGGTATTGCCGTGGACCGGCTGCGCAGCCTCGCCGCCGCGCAAATCGCGCCGTTGCTGGCGTTGCCTCACGTGCGCTGGATCAGCCTGCAAAAAACCGACGACCCGGCCAAGCTTCCCGACGCCGCCACCCGGACGCATCTGACCGACTGGACCGACGAAATCGGCGACTTCGCCGACACTGCGGCATTGATCGAGAACCTCGATCTGGTGATTTCCGTCGATACTTCGGTCGCCCATCTTGCCGCGGCGATGGGCAAGCCAGTCTGGCTGCTCAACCGTTTCGCGGGTTGCTGGCGCTGGCTGTATGGCCGGGACGACAGCCCGTGGTATCCCGGATTGCGTCTTTTCACCCAGACGCGGCGTTCCGATTGGCATGACGTGCTGGAGCGGGTCGCCGTTGCCCTTACGCAAACTTTTCCAATGCACGACAACGCGTCCTCTCTCTTGCCGCGCGTCGCTGTCAAGCGCCCTTGAGCGGGCAGTGAACAGCGGGCAGCGTCGGCAGCCCTTTGTCAGCCCTGCATCTCAGGGAGCGAACGAGCGCCGTCCCGGGCTGGAATCCACGGTGCCACTGCGACCTTCCCCTACGCGCAATACGCCAAATCCTCCTGGATTTGCGCCGACTTGCTGCACTATGTCTGCCGGCCACGCTAATCAGAGAAAGGTGCACTTCGGCAGGCAACCGCTGTCTTAAGGCAAGCGCCTCTAAAAAATCTCAATCCTCTGATTGACGGATGCCGCAGAATTGAAACCAGGTTAGAAACCGGTTTCTAATAAAGTCCTTGTTTCGCGGACGGCAGCACTCAATAATAGTACGGCCGTTCGATTTTCTTTCGGTCACATTAGAACGGTAAAAAAGCTATGCGAAAAGGCGAACAGACGCGAGCCGCAATTCTCGACGCAGCACTTGATCTGGCAAGCCGCGACGGACTTGAAGGTCTGACGATCGGGTTGCTGGCCGAGCGTATGCAGATGAGCAAAAGCGGTGTGTTCGCGCATTTCGGGTCGCGCGAGGATTTGCAGGTCGAAGTCGTGCGCGAATATCACCGTCGTTTCGAAGACGAGGTGTTTTTCCCGAGTTTGCGCGAGCCTCGTGGATTGCCGCGCTTGCGCGCGATGATTTCCCGCTGGATCGAGAAACGCATTCAGGAAGTCACTACCGGCTGCATCTATATCAGCGGCGCCGTCGAATATGACGA
This genomic stretch from Paraburkholderia dioscoreae harbors:
- a CDS encoding tetratricopeptide repeat protein, whose translation is MLTHPDTHSPTMPTFPSSQALDHSSLHDEAVQAYQAGRHDVVRTLVERILAGDAEHVGAIHLQGLLALASGHAQEALRWLEHAIQIRPEPILFNTLYAIRLNLGDFAGAVQSIRQGLAIQPDFAAFHYNLALTLQHLGHIEDAALGYRRTLELDPDNSAAHNNLGRVCADLGAMEEAGRHYRRAIELSPANLVARNNLAMALLATGRYDEAWPYFEDRWVSFKLADGWPAPAPVDVPLPRWLGEDVSIAQGAQATRASAPCLLVLHEQGLGDSLQFVRYLPLALAHFAQVGYVCPPALRRLYEQSLHSRWPGLVLLDAVPTDLARWDRYIPLMSLPMAFATRVATIPAALPYLYADVGQAAAWRARLEALPAPHLPRVGVAWAGGHSGIAVDRLRSLAAAQIAPLLALPHVRWISLQKTDDPAKLPDAATRTHLTDWTDEIGDFADTAALIENLDLVISVDTSVAHLAAAMGKPVWLLNRFAGCWRWLYGRDDSPWYPGLRLFTQTRRSDWHDVLERVAVALTQTFPMHDNASSLLPRVAVKRP
- a CDS encoding TetR/AcrR family transcriptional regulator, producing MRKGEQTRAAILDAALDLASRDGLEGLTIGLLAERMQMSKSGVFAHFGSREDLQVEVVREYHRRFEDEVFFPSLREPRGLPRLRAMISRWIEKRIQEVTTGCIYISGAVEYDDRADNPVREQLVSSVTIWRAALTRAISQAMEEGHLRADTDPQLMLFELYSFTLGLHHDARFLHLPDAVRLTWAALEKLIVSYQSESR